One Chordicoccus furentiruminis DNA window includes the following coding sequences:
- the trmB gene encoding tRNA (guanosine(46)-N7)-methyltransferase TrmB, with product MRLRNIPEAKEIVARSAFVVKNPETHRGHWKEDPSRPLYVEIGMGKGRFLIETALLHPEADYIGVERYESVLFRACERMEGIPYHTPRDQMENAGQTGALPVPANVRFLSTDARELPAVFAEGEVDGLFLNFSDPWPKARHAKRRLTSSEFLSTYEKYLRDGGLLAFKTDNTGLFEFSVEEVRAAPHWQLLSVTRDLHHDPEMCAGNVMTEYERKFSALGHPICRLEAVYRRDVAG from the coding sequence ATGAGACTACGGAATATCCCGGAAGCGAAGGAGATTGTCGCACGGAGCGCGTTTGTGGTAAAGAATCCCGAGACGCACCGCGGTCACTGGAAGGAGGATCCGTCCCGGCCTCTGTATGTGGAGATCGGTATGGGCAAGGGCCGTTTTCTGATTGAAACGGCGCTTCTGCATCCGGAGGCGGACTATATCGGCGTGGAGCGATATGAGAGCGTGCTCTTCCGGGCCTGCGAACGGATGGAAGGCATTCCTTATCACACGCCGAGAGATCAGATGGAGAACGCCGGACAGACCGGGGCGCTTCCGGTGCCGGCCAATGTCCGCTTTCTTTCGACGGACGCCCGGGAGCTTCCGGCTGTGTTCGCGGAGGGCGAGGTGGACGGCCTTTTCTTGAATTTCTCGGATCCCTGGCCGAAGGCGCGCCACGCGAAACGCCGGCTCACCTCCTCGGAGTTTCTTTCTACTTATGAAAAATATCTGCGGGACGGCGGCCTTCTCGCATTCAAGACGGACAATACCGGTCTCTTTGAATTCTCGGTGGAAGAGGTGAGGGCGGCGCCGCACTGGCAACTGCTGAGCGTGACGCGCGATCTTCATCACGATCCCGAGATGTGCGCCGGTAACGTGATGACCGAGTACGAGCGGAAATTTTCGGCGCTGGGGCATCCGATCTGCAGGCTGGAGGCGGTGTACAGGCGGGACGTGGCGGGGTGA
- a CDS encoding V-type ATPase subunit, whose amino-acid sequence MSSRMLAYSGLTTKVRAMESHFISDDEFRAIVALSDVPAVVAYLKKDPGYAAVLAPLDENNLHRGEIETLLRNTVLYDFERIYRFAGEEQKPFLRRYGRRYEVRFLKQQLARVFDPESIPDDVPRFIREEKQFFDEYSDLHFDALLASRTVEDLIKACEGTPYFDTLTKVHAGQDATLFRYETSLDLFHFGACWRDRKETVDKSQLSLLTKFYGTKFDTLNLWYIHRAKYYYHLNDVETYALTIPALYHLTKQDIRALVEAENMDAYERALKSTYYAKKYPELTKDNLQYMYTKICKSVLRNEAAQHPYSIAILYYYLYWKEHEVYRLTTAIECVRYHISPEEAIGIVLRR is encoded by the coding sequence ATGAGCAGCCGCATGCTGGCTTACAGCGGGCTGACCACCAAGGTCCGGGCGATGGAGAGCCACTTCATCTCAGACGATGAGTTCCGGGCGATCGTGGCGCTCTCCGACGTTCCCGCCGTCGTCGCCTATCTGAAGAAGGATCCCGGCTACGCGGCCGTGCTTGCCCCTCTGGACGAGAACAATCTCCACCGCGGCGAAATCGAGACGCTCCTCCGCAACACCGTGCTCTACGATTTCGAGCGGATCTACCGCTTCGCCGGCGAGGAGCAGAAGCCCTTCCTCCGGCGCTACGGCCGGCGGTACGAGGTGCGTTTTCTGAAGCAGCAGCTCGCCCGCGTCTTCGACCCGGAATCGATTCCGGACGATGTTCCCCGGTTCATCCGGGAGGAGAAGCAGTTCTTCGACGAATACTCGGACCTTCATTTCGACGCGCTGCTGGCTTCCCGGACCGTGGAGGATCTGATCAAGGCCTGTGAGGGAACGCCGTACTTCGACACGCTCACGAAAGTGCACGCCGGGCAGGACGCTACGCTGTTCCGCTACGAAACGTCACTGGATCTGTTCCACTTCGGCGCCTGCTGGCGGGACCGGAAGGAAACCGTGGACAAGAGCCAGCTGTCTCTTCTGACGAAGTTCTACGGGACCAAATTCGACACGCTGAATCTCTGGTACATTCATCGGGCGAAATATTACTATCACCTGAATGATGTGGAGACCTACGCGCTGACGATCCCCGCGCTCTACCATCTGACGAAGCAGGATATCCGCGCGCTCGTCGAAGCCGAGAATATGGACGCCTACGAGCGGGCGCTGAAGAGCACCTACTACGCGAAGAAGTATCCGGAACTCACGAAGGACAACCTGCAGTACATGTACACGAAAATCTGCAAGTCCGTCCTCCGGAACGAAGCCGCGCAGCATCCCTATTCCATTGCGATCCTCTACTACTACCTGTACTGGAAGGAGCACGAGGTTTACCGCCTGACAACGGCCATCGAGTGCGTCCGCTATCATATCAGCCCGGAAGAGGCGATCGGGATTGTCCTCAGACGCTGA
- a CDS encoding ASKHA domain-containing protein: MQGISRKMELTLTPPSPEDARDEETRLLEAIREAWDGGDAEPEEMGNGGEETPIRFQYKALQSLHGALVRGEWRVTASLAFDGLAWNVVGVEPGRTAAAHYGCAVDLGSTTVVLDLMDCGSGKLLDEESGYNRQIRFGEDILSRIFCCKDQPERLKEIQEETCATIRELMDRAAEQTGIRPEDCISMVISGNTTMIHFLLGMDPFGVFHEPYAVAVLDPGFIPGSALGFPIAGEVYCVPGRANYLGGDIVSGMIATEMYRRTDISVFFDIGTNGELAVGGAPFLLCGAGAAGPALEGGSVSTGMRAGTGAVDRIRIDGDAFHYHVIGMPEGAERVFGPAEDRAVREEAAAPGCASAPDSPAARGICGSGLVDLLSALFLHGWVDIQGSFREERSPLIRRERRPDGGEETAVRYAPGLAFSSQDIRELIRTKAAAATMMEYILNEAGIGLGDVSRFYMTGSFGTHVDKESAVSIGMYPDVPRERIILAGNTSLEGAREILLRKSALKDVRTVLALMEYVQFGAVANFVDLMQAASALPHTDMSRYPSVAEKLKRMQDEAVRKKQEQEVDE; encoded by the coding sequence ATGCAGGGAATCAGCCGGAAGATGGAACTTACGCTGACGCCGCCGTCGCCGGAGGACGCCCGCGACGAGGAAACGAGACTTTTGGAGGCGATCCGGGAGGCGTGGGACGGCGGGGACGCGGAGCCGGAAGAAATGGGAAACGGCGGGGAGGAGACGCCGATTCGTTTTCAGTATAAGGCTCTGCAGAGCCTCCACGGTGCGCTGGTCCGCGGAGAATGGCGCGTCACGGCGTCTCTTGCCTTCGACGGACTGGCATGGAACGTGGTCGGAGTCGAGCCGGGCCGGACGGCCGCGGCGCATTACGGCTGCGCGGTGGATCTCGGCAGCACGACGGTTGTGCTCGATCTGATGGACTGCGGGTCGGGGAAGCTGCTCGACGAGGAAAGCGGATACAACCGCCAGATCCGGTTCGGCGAGGACATTCTGAGCCGGATTTTCTGCTGCAAGGATCAGCCGGAGCGGCTGAAGGAGATACAGGAGGAAACCTGCGCGACGATCCGGGAGCTGATGGACCGGGCGGCGGAGCAGACCGGAATCCGGCCGGAGGACTGCATCTCGATGGTGATCTCCGGCAACACGACGATGATCCACTTCCTTCTGGGAATGGATCCCTTCGGCGTGTTTCACGAGCCCTACGCCGTGGCGGTGCTGGATCCCGGCTTCATTCCCGGCTCCGCGCTCGGTTTCCCGATCGCGGGGGAGGTCTACTGCGTCCCGGGACGGGCCAACTATCTCGGCGGCGATATCGTCAGCGGCATGATCGCGACAGAGATGTACCGGAGGACGGATATTTCGGTTTTCTTTGATATAGGGACAAACGGGGAACTGGCGGTCGGCGGCGCGCCGTTCCTTCTGTGCGGCGCCGGAGCAGCGGGACCCGCGCTGGAGGGCGGAAGCGTCAGCACCGGAATGCGGGCCGGAACCGGTGCCGTGGACCGGATCCGGATCGATGGAGATGCCTTTCATTATCATGTGATCGGCATGCCGGAGGGAGCGGAACGGGTCTTCGGCCCGGCCGAAGACCGTGCCGTCCGGGAAGAAGCGGCGGCGCCGGGCTGCGCATCGGCGCCGGACAGCCCGGCGGCCCGCGGCATCTGCGGATCCGGTCTGGTCGATCTCCTGTCGGCGCTTTTCCTTCATGGATGGGTCGATATCCAGGGATCTTTCCGGGAGGAACGGAGTCCGCTGATCCGACGTGAGAGGCGGCCGGACGGCGGAGAGGAGACGGCGGTCCGGTACGCGCCGGGACTTGCCTTCTCCTCGCAGGATATCCGGGAACTGATCCGGACGAAGGCGGCCGCGGCCACGATGATGGAATATATTCTGAATGAAGCCGGCATCGGGCTCGGCGACGTCAGCCGCTTCTATATGACCGGATCGTTCGGCACGCATGTGGACAAAGAGTCGGCGGTCAGCATCGGCATGTACCCGGATGTGCCGCGGGAGAGGATCATACTGGCCGGGAATACATCCCTTGAGGGAGCGCGGGAGATTCTTCTGAGAAAGAGCGCGCTCAAGGACGTCCGGACCGTGCTCGCGCTGATGGAGTATGTGCAGTTCGGCGCGGTGGCGAACTTTGTGGATCTGATGCAGGCCGCGTCGGCGCTGCCCCACACGGATATGAGCCGTTACCCAAGCGTAGCGGAGAAGCTGAAGAGGATGCAGGATGAAGCTGTACGAAAAAAACAAGAACAAGAAGTGGATGAATAA
- a CDS encoding histidine phosphatase family protein — MNIWLTRHGQTNLNAEHLMQGRTDEPLNYAGLRQAEEMRKKIGNICFDAVFSSPLRRAVRTAAILGGVGEDEVIIDQRLIEADFGPYELKRYWLLGPAMTLYWMFPEVFPAPEGVESVSSMVRRSASFLGDLEKEPYENVLVACHGGIMRALSGHLADRKNGIMWRPAPHNCEIRIFEAENGKHRMVRRITDKEDAE; from the coding sequence ATGAATATCTGGCTGACGCGGCACGGACAGACGAATCTGAACGCGGAGCATCTGATGCAGGGGCGGACGGACGAGCCGCTGAACTATGCGGGCCTCCGGCAGGCGGAGGAGATGAGAAAGAAGATCGGGAACATCTGCTTTGACGCCGTTTTCTCGAGTCCGCTTCGAAGGGCGGTCCGTACGGCGGCGATTCTCGGCGGCGTAGGCGAGGATGAGGTGATCATCGACCAGCGTCTGATCGAGGCGGATTTCGGACCGTACGAGCTGAAGCGTTACTGGCTTCTCGGTCCGGCGATGACGCTCTACTGGATGTTTCCGGAGGTCTTTCCGGCGCCGGAGGGCGTGGAAAGCGTGTCCTCGATGGTGCGGCGGAGCGCTTCCTTTCTCGGGGATCTGGAGAAGGAGCCCTATGAGAACGTGCTCGTCGCCTGCCACGGAGGAATCATGCGTGCCCTGAGCGGGCATCTCGCGGACAGGAAAAACGGCATCATGTGGCGGCCGGCGCCGCATAACTGCGAGATCCGGATTTTTGAGGCGGAGAACGGAAAACACAGGATGGTAAGAAGGATAACGGATAAGGAGGATGCGGAATGA
- a CDS encoding ATP synthase subunit C yields MSTAIEITLFIALVLSIILPGVAFLKGERTKGRFKSHLAVNCFTFFGLLGVTVVSTFAGASNVLAASASSGNGMATGLGYIAAALATGISCLGGGIAVASAASAALGAISEDQSILGKSLIFVGLAEGVCLYGLIISFMILGQL; encoded by the coding sequence ATGTCTACAGCAATCGAAATCACCCTGTTTATCGCGCTTGTTCTTTCCATCATCCTTCCGGGCGTCGCCTTCCTTAAGGGCGAGCGCACGAAGGGCCGCTTCAAGAGTCATCTGGCCGTCAACTGCTTCACGTTCTTCGGCCTGCTGGGCGTCACGGTCGTCTCCACCTTCGCCGGCGCCTCCAACGTGCTCGCCGCCTCCGCTTCCTCCGGAAACGGCATGGCCACCGGACTCGGCTACATCGCGGCGGCTCTGGCCACCGGCATCTCCTGCCTCGGCGGCGGTATCGCCGTGGCGTCCGCCGCTTCCGCCGCGCTGGGCGCGATCTCCGAAGACCAGTCCATCCTCGGTAAGTCCCTGATCTTCGTCGGCCTGGCCGAAGGCGTCTGCCTCTACGGTCTGATCATCTCCTTCATGATCCTCGGCCAGCTCTGA
- a CDS encoding V-type ATP synthase subunit I codes for MIEKMKFITLTGPESDLDRVVDQYLSRYEIHLENALRELPDEKRVTPFQGANPYRDMLSRIRSYTDLIPEKDRGAIARSSEDTEEDPAGLASLLETIGGRLAESREEKKALEDKTKQLADTMKALEPFRDLPEHLERILTYHYVDFRFGKIPKDYFEKFKNYVYDNFVTVFFRTKSDEQYVYGIYFAPEKEMHMIDAVYASMHFERIFIPDGYTGTPGQVYDQLAKESASAADQIRALTDGMLTSLEKDAPQLLAAERRLENMSANYEIRREAGCIRHKDGNYYILCGWMAAGDTDRFQKELDSDAKVVCVVEDSAASGETPPTKLRNPKFFKPYEMYIEMYGLPNYREIDPTIFVAISYSFIFGAMFGDWGQGLVLLIGGALLYRFRHIRLAGIISCAGIFSTFFGMMFGSFFGFEDTIIHHIWLKPKEQTMNLPGVGTINSVLVYAIVFGMFLILTTMVFNIINSHRLHDREAELFGTNSLAGFLFYVGVVIAVFTAFGSSHRKIGFAFILVFFILPLAAMFCKEPLGRLVAKDHSKPEEGVGMFIIQSFFEMFETLLSFFSNTLSFVRIGAFAVSHAAMMEVVLMLAGAANGGTPNWIAVILGNAFVMGMEGLIVGIQVLRLEYYEMFSRFYRGDGRPFVPFRKEKQKSA; via the coding sequence ATGATCGAAAAAATGAAATTCATCACCCTGACAGGACCGGAGAGCGACCTTGACCGCGTCGTTGACCAGTATCTGTCCCGGTATGAGATTCATCTGGAGAACGCCCTTCGGGAGCTTCCGGATGAAAAGCGGGTCACCCCGTTCCAGGGCGCCAATCCCTACCGGGACATGCTGTCCAGGATCCGGTCCTACACCGATCTGATCCCGGAGAAGGACCGGGGCGCCATCGCCCGCTCCTCCGAGGACACGGAGGAGGATCCGGCCGGTCTCGCCAGTCTTCTCGAAACCATCGGCGGAAGACTGGCGGAGAGCCGCGAGGAGAAAAAAGCGCTGGAGGACAAGACGAAGCAGCTCGCCGACACCATGAAGGCGCTCGAGCCGTTCCGCGATCTGCCGGAGCATCTGGAGCGGATTCTCACGTATCACTACGTCGATTTCCGTTTCGGAAAGATCCCGAAGGATTACTTCGAGAAATTCAAGAATTACGTCTATGACAACTTCGTCACAGTCTTCTTCCGAACGAAGAGCGATGAGCAGTATGTGTACGGCATCTACTTCGCCCCGGAGAAGGAAATGCATATGATCGACGCGGTCTACGCGTCCATGCATTTCGAGCGGATCTTCATCCCCGACGGCTACACCGGCACGCCGGGCCAGGTCTACGACCAGCTGGCGAAGGAATCTGCATCCGCCGCGGACCAGATCCGCGCTCTGACGGACGGCATGCTCACCAGTCTCGAGAAGGATGCCCCGCAGCTGCTCGCCGCGGAGCGGCGGCTCGAAAACATGAGCGCCAACTACGAGATCCGCCGCGAGGCCGGATGTATCCGCCACAAGGACGGAAATTACTACATCCTCTGCGGCTGGATGGCGGCAGGGGACACCGACCGTTTTCAGAAAGAGCTGGATTCGGACGCGAAAGTCGTCTGCGTTGTCGAGGACTCGGCCGCGTCCGGCGAGACGCCGCCGACGAAGCTCAGAAACCCGAAGTTCTTCAAGCCCTACGAGATGTACATCGAGATGTACGGCCTGCCGAACTACCGGGAAATCGATCCGACGATCTTCGTGGCGATCTCCTACAGCTTCATCTTCGGCGCGATGTTCGGGGACTGGGGTCAGGGACTGGTGCTTCTGATCGGAGGCGCGCTGCTCTACCGGTTCCGGCATATCCGGCTGGCCGGCATCATCAGCTGCGCGGGGATTTTCTCCACCTTCTTCGGCATGATGTTCGGATCGTTCTTCGGGTTCGAGGATACGATCATCCATCACATCTGGCTGAAACCGAAGGAACAGACGATGAATCTTCCCGGCGTCGGAACGATCAACTCGGTGCTGGTCTACGCCATCGTCTTCGGTATGTTCCTGATCCTCACGACGATGGTGTTCAACATCATCAACTCGCACCGGCTGCATGACCGGGAGGCCGAGCTGTTCGGAACGAACTCGCTCGCCGGCTTCCTCTTCTACGTCGGTGTGGTGATCGCCGTCTTCACGGCCTTCGGCTCCAGCCACCGGAAGATCGGCTTCGCCTTCATTCTGGTATTCTTCATCCTGCCGCTGGCGGCGATGTTCTGCAAGGAACCGCTGGGCCGGCTGGTCGCAAAGGATCACTCGAAGCCGGAGGAAGGCGTCGGGATGTTCATCATCCAGAGCTTCTTCGAGATGTTCGAGACACTGCTCTCCTTCTTCTCGAACACGCTCTCCTTCGTCCGTATCGGCGCCTTCGCCGTCAGCCACGCGGCGATGATGGAGGTCGTCCTGATGCTGGCCGGCGCCGCCAACGGCGGTACGCCGAACTGGATCGCGGTCATTCTCGGAAATGCATTCGTCATGGGCATGGAGGGTCTGATCGTCGGCATCCAGGTGCTCCGTCTGGAGTACTACGAAATGTTCTCCCGCTTCTACCGCGGCGACGGCAGACCTTTCGTCCCGTTCCGCAAGGAGAAGCAGAAATCCGCCTGA